Proteins encoded within one genomic window of Pseudomonadales bacterium:
- a CDS encoding methyltransferase, translating to MQSNNHIIANPLAESIKQVDRALWLIDEASSDFCFDAGVLGTTEKLSNRFDLAKKFNAVFNDFLIAETFANQKLDLIAFRISKEKQINLHVFNSWIDLCSKSAASGLTLASASTSLPSSSANSRAAISTSKTTSPLTSKPSIPTPTLKLFGAKNEGIKSLFTLAKEQLAAFGNAVTLQLDKIHKQVFVISIHFTDNSVCSGIEANQVYKPLQLLSLSGVEFYSKPGLFGWQKIDQGSSLLISTIAQYYETKSDNTLSSLQALDLGCGYGYLSIRLKQLGFTHIDATDNCAAALLSCEENFKHYDIKGQIIASDAADSISKSYNVIVCNPPFHQGFDHVKSSTELFTEAAARHLKPGGEAWFVVNQFVG from the coding sequence ATGCAAAGCAACAATCACATTATTGCAAACCCACTAGCTGAGTCTATTAAGCAGGTAGATCGCGCGCTATGGCTTATTGACGAAGCATCATCTGACTTTTGTTTTGATGCCGGTGTTTTAGGTACGACTGAAAAACTGAGTAACCGTTTTGATTTAGCAAAAAAATTTAATGCCGTATTTAATGACTTTTTAATCGCTGAAACTTTTGCAAACCAAAAGCTTGATCTTATTGCGTTCAGAATCAGCAAAGAAAAACAGATTAATCTGCATGTGTTTAATAGCTGGATAGATTTATGTTCAAAATCTGCAGCCTCTGGCCTAACCTTAGCATCAGCCTCAACATCATTACCAAGCTCATCAGCAAACTCTAGAGCAGCAATATCAACATCTAAAACGACATCGCCATTAACATCGAAACCATCAATACCGACACCGACGCTTAAATTATTTGGGGCAAAAAATGAGGGGATTAAAAGCCTGTTTACTTTGGCAAAAGAACAATTAGCAGCCTTTGGCAATGCTGTCACATTGCAGTTAGATAAAATTCATAAGCAAGTATTTGTCATCTCCATTCACTTTACAGATAACTCTGTCTGTTCTGGTATTGAGGCCAATCAAGTATATAAACCATTACAGCTTTTAAGCTTGTCGGGAGTCGAGTTTTATAGCAAGCCGGGGCTATTTGGCTGGCAGAAAATTGATCAAGGTAGTTCACTGCTGATTTCAACAATTGCGCAATATTATGAAACAAAATCTGACAATACTCTGTCATCCTTACAGGCGCTTGACCTTGGCTGTGGCTATGGTTATTTATCTATTCGCCTCAAACAGCTAGGCTTCACACATATTGATGCAACCGATAATTGCGCTGCTGCATTACTCAGCTGCGAGGAGAATTTTAAACACTATGATATTAAGGGTCAGATTATAGCTAGCGATGCAGCCGACAGTATCAGTAAATCCTATAATGTAATAGTCTGTAATCCACCTTTCCATCAAGGCTTTGATCATGTCAAATCATCAACAGAACTATTTACGGAGGCAGCTGCTAGACATTTAAAACCAGGCGGTGAAGCATGGTTTGTGGTCAATCAATTTGTCGGTTT